The genomic stretch AGTCGGAAGGCAGATGATCTAATCTGAATATAAACCTGCCATTCTCGTCGGCTACTACTCCCACATCGGTGCCTTTGAACTGCACACCTGCAAAGGGAAGAGCTTCTCCTGTATGTGCATCAAGCACACTTCCAGCCACAATCCGTTGCTGAGCCGGAGCAACCACCCAGGCCAGCAGCAATGTTACCAGACATAGCAGGTTTTTCAACATAGGTTGGTGATCCATTTTGCAATTTAGGAGATTTTCATAGGCATATAGTCACATAATCGTTAGTTTCGCCCTATAAGTTAGCCTGTTATGCAAAATCATTCATCCTTTTCGCTGAAGGCACGTATACAAAGCTTTGCATTTGCATTTGCCGGTCTTTTTCAGCTGGTCCGCAAAGAACATAATGCACGGATTCATCTGCTGGCCACAGCGGCGGTATTGGCTGCCGGATTGTTGTTGCATATCGGCCGGGCCGACTGGCTCGCTGTGGTGATGGCTACAGGCCTGGTGTGGTGTGCCGAAGCTTTCAATAGTGCCATAGAAAAATTAACTGATCAGGTATCGCCGGAATGGAATGTACAGGCCAAATACATTAAAGATGTAGCTGCTGCTGCCGTATTGATTGCAGCAATAACAGCAGTAGTAGTTGCTTGCCTGGTATTTATTCCCAGACTGCAGGCGTTATAAACAAAATGGTGCATGTTTACTGGCTCGCGGCAGGTTTTGGTTTTGCCATTTGAGATGCATATGCATCGGGATGGATAAAACGCATCATGCGCGTCAGCAAGTTCTCCAGTTCATCAATGCTCTGCATATGATCCATGATGAGCATGAAATTTTTGCCGATTTGCTTCAGCCTTGCCTGATGAATTTCTTGTTGTACAAATTGCAGTATGCGTTGGAAAGTGGGTGATTCAAAATAGGGAGAATCGGGATTGCTGTTGAAATAACATCTGAGTTTACCCTCTTTGAGAATAATTTTTTCAAAGCCGGCTTTTACCCCCATCCAGCGGCAACGCATGGCTTTAAGCAGATCAACAACGGGCTGTGGCAGAGGTCCAAAGCGATCTTCCAGCTCATGCGCAAAAGCCTGGAGTTTTTCTTCTGTTTCAATCTGATTCAGTTCCTGGTACAGGCTCAGGCGTTCGGCAATATTTTCCACGTAATCATCCGGAATCAGGATTTCCAGATCCGTGTCAATGGTACAATCACTCACGTAATCAGCTTCCCTTTCCATCTGGTCTTTAAACAGATCGCGGAATTCATGTTGTTTTAGCTCGCGTACGGCTTCATCAAGGATTTTTTGATACATATCAATGCCCATTTCGGCCATGAAACCGCTTTGTTCGGCACCCAGCAGGTTGCCTGCTCCACGAATATCCAGATCACGCAAGGCAATCTGGAAGCCACTGCCCAAGTCGGTAAATTGTTCAATGGCCTGCAGGCGCTTGCGGCTGTCGGCAGGTAAACTGCTTAAGGGAGGCGCAATCAGGTAACAAAATGCTTTTTTGTTGCTCCTTCCTACCCGGCCACGAAGCTGATGCAGATCACTCAGGCCAAACTGATGGGCATTGTGGATGATAATGGTGTTTACATTGGGCATGTCCAGTCCGCTTTCCACAATATTGGTACAAACCAGCACATCATATTTGCGATTCATGAAGTCCAGGATCACTTGTTCCAGCTGGTGTCCTTCCATTTTACCATGTGCCACTGCAACAGATATATCGGGGCAAAGCGACTGGATAAGATTTTTGATTTCACCGATGTTTTGTACGCGGTTATGAATGAAAAACACCTGGCCGCCTCTTTCTATTTCGTAATAGATGGCATCCCGTATCACGTGTTCGTCAAACTGGATAATCTCAGTTTCAATGGGTTGACGATTGGGTGGAGGCGTATTGATGATAGATAAGTCGCGGGCTCCCATCAGAGAAAACTGCAGGGTGCGTGGGATAGGCGTCGCGGTCATCGTCAGCGTATCTACGTTGGTTTTCAGTTGCCTGATTTTTTC from Thermoflavifilum aggregans encodes the following:
- a CDS encoding diacylglycerol kinase family protein, encoding MQNHSSFSLKARIQSFAFAFAGLFQLVRKEHNARIHLLATAAVLAAGLLLHIGRADWLAVVMATGLVWCAEAFNSAIEKLTDQVSPEWNVQAKYIKDVAAAAVLIAAITAVVVACLVFIPRLQAL